A genome region from Bradyrhizobium sp. WSM1417 includes the following:
- a CDS encoding methyl-accepting chemotaxis protein, protein MSKLSIVFKLLAVLSVLVLSLAGVGVTAIGTMQNINSHTVEIAESWLPSVRALGSLRADINELRVALRLHLMQDSVEGKDAAEKRLASLRARIDQTRKVYEPLITSAEERSLYGQWSTAWADYLNGVQDVMALSRKNVGRFPADANELLQTKVAKMAQAADPLLQKGIEMNNRGAELETKQAADSYAMIFRVLVGIIVLSVVIAIGAAYYLVRDVSRGIASIISPMQSLGEGDLSAEVPHRGEKTEIGSMADALQIFKEALIAKKAADEAAARDAEAKIERGRRVDAITRKFEAMIGEVVGTVSSASTELEASASTLTNTAQRGQELATVVAAASEEASTNVQAVASASEELSSSITEISRRVQDSARMAAEAVEQAARTNDRVNALSQAASRIGDVVELINTIAGQTNLLALNATIEAARAGDAGRGFAVVASEVKALAEQTAKATGEIGAQVAGIQGATQESVSAIQEIGGTIERLSEVAAAIAAAVEEQGAATQEISRNVQQASVGTQEVSSNITNVQRGAIETGEASTEVLSAAKSLATDSTRLKVEVAQFLESVRAA, encoded by the coding sequence ATGTCGAAATTGTCGATCGTCTTCAAGCTTCTGGCCGTGCTGTCGGTCCTCGTTCTTTCGCTCGCCGGCGTCGGCGTGACGGCGATCGGCACCATGCAGAACATCAATTCCCATACGGTCGAGATCGCGGAGAGCTGGCTGCCCAGCGTGCGCGCGCTCGGCTCGCTTCGCGCCGACATCAACGAGCTGCGCGTCGCGCTCCGTCTGCATCTGATGCAGGACAGCGTTGAGGGCAAGGACGCCGCCGAAAAGCGCTTGGCCTCGTTGCGGGCGCGTATCGACCAGACCCGCAAGGTCTACGAGCCGCTGATCACCTCCGCCGAGGAGCGCTCGCTCTATGGGCAATGGAGCACGGCGTGGGCCGACTATCTGAACGGCGTGCAGGACGTGATGGCGCTGTCGCGCAAGAATGTCGGCCGCTTCCCGGCCGACGCCAACGAGCTGCTGCAGACCAAGGTCGCGAAGATGGCGCAGGCCGCCGACCCCCTGCTCCAGAAGGGCATCGAGATGAACAATCGCGGCGCCGAGCTGGAGACCAAGCAGGCCGCCGACAGCTATGCCATGATCTTCCGCGTGCTGGTCGGGATCATCGTGCTTTCGGTCGTGATCGCGATCGGCGCCGCCTATTATCTCGTGCGCGACGTTTCTCGTGGCATTGCCTCGATCATCAGCCCGATGCAGTCGCTCGGCGAGGGCGATCTTTCGGCCGAGGTGCCGCATCGCGGCGAAAAGACCGAGATCGGCTCGATGGCGGATGCGCTGCAGATCTTCAAGGAGGCGCTGATCGCCAAGAAGGCCGCCGACGAGGCCGCCGCGCGCGATGCCGAAGCCAAGATCGAACGCGGCCGCCGCGTCGACGCCATCACCCGCAAATTCGAAGCCATGATCGGCGAGGTCGTCGGAACCGTGTCCTCGGCCTCGACCGAGCTCGAGGCCTCCGCCTCGACGCTGACCAACACCGCGCAGCGCGGACAGGAACTCGCGACCGTCGTCGCGGCCGCCTCCGAGGAAGCCTCGACCAACGTCCAGGCGGTGGCATCCGCTTCGGAGGAGCTGTCGTCCTCCATCACCGAGATCAGCCGCCGCGTGCAGGATTCGGCGCGGATGGCGGCGGAGGCCGTCGAGCAGGCGGCGCGGACCAACGACCGCGTCAACGCGCTGTCGCAGGCAGCGTCTCGCATCGGCGACGTCGTCGAGCTCATCAACACGATCGCGGGCCAGACCAATCTGCTGGCGCTGAACGCGACCATCGAGGCCGCGCGTGCGGGCGATGCGGGCCGCGGCTTCGCGGTCGTCGCCTCCGAGGTCAAGGCCCTGGCGGAGCAGACTGCGAAAGCAACGGGCGAGATCGGGGCGCAGGTCGCGGGCATCCAGGGGGCGACGCAGGAATCGGTCAGTGCCATCCAGGAGATCGGCGGCACCATCGAGCGGCTGTCCGAGGTGGCTGCGGCCATCGCTGCCGCCGTCGAGGAGCAGGGCGCCGCCACGCAGGAAATCTCGCGTAACGTGCAGCAGGCCTCGGTCGGCACGCAGGAGGTCTCGTCGAACATTACCAACGTGCAGCGCGGCGCGATCGAGACCGGCGAGGCTTCGACCGAGGTACTGTCGGCGGCGAAATCGCTGGCGACCGACAGCACCCGTCTCAAAGTCGAGGTCGCCCAGTTCCTGGAATCAGTTCGCGCGGCCTGA
- a CDS encoding DUF2339 domain-containing protein yields MSDGPFDVFALIIAVIAFIIAIKASSQAAELRRRLSSLEEMFHAQRPVQPPRIPADVWAEASATPSAAPPPLVPQAEAEAGTPPPLVTEDVSPPPLAANTEADAPPPRAAPALAPGFEERLGTRWVVWIGGLALALGGFFMVRYSIEAGLVGPGVRVFLGGVFALALLGAGEWSRRKESISNIAALPIANIPAILTAAGTAVAFATIYAAYALYGFLVPATAFVLLGLVALGTLAAALLHGPALAGLGVVGAFVTPILVSSGKPDYWALYIYLAIVTAASFGLARIRLWRWLAVTTIAFAVLWIFPGLDTSDLQVAPHAFHVIAGFVLAALLVVCGFMFGPTIEDGEIEPVSSGSLGAYLFGAMLIVLSSAHADLALLAFTLLVGATLLVAWRAPAATGALGAAAATVFVVFAEWAVRANPDMLVLPGGPIAGIAPTAIDSAVTLHLVMAAIFAAGFGIAGFLAQGRSNSAIIPVVWSVAGVATPIAILVALYARVAHLDRSIPFAILAVLLAAAFGAATEALARRETRPGAMISTALFATGTLGALALALTFALEKGWLTIALALMSLGTAWISMQRPIPFLRWLAAIFAGLVTARIGYDPRIVGDAVGTTPIFNWLLWGYGLPAASFWAASLFLRRRADDAPLRMVESAAILFTALLAFMEIRHFATGGKMTDAPSLLECALQVCVMLALAIGLERLRQRSRSVVHNVGAVVLTAIAGLVGVFGLLILENPLLWRTDVGGAVFNLLLLGYALPAVLMLLLSYAVVGERGKAYANTIAGGALLFALAYVTLEIRRFYHGPILSSGATMGAEQYTYSIGWLGFGVVLLGVGILVNSERARLASAVVIALTILKAFVIDMSTLTGVYRALSFMCLGIVLVAIGWLYQRILFRRQVAPPPAPQTSI; encoded by the coding sequence ATGTCTGACGGCCCGTTTGACGTCTTCGCGCTGATCATTGCGGTCATCGCTTTCATCATCGCGATCAAGGCCTCCAGCCAGGCGGCCGAGCTGCGACGACGGCTAAGCTCGCTCGAAGAGATGTTCCACGCGCAACGGCCCGTACAGCCGCCGCGGATCCCGGCAGATGTGTGGGCTGAAGCGTCCGCGACGCCTTCCGCTGCGCCGCCGCCGCTTGTGCCCCAAGCCGAAGCGGAAGCCGGGACGCCGCCCCCGCTCGTCACCGAGGATGTTTCACCGCCACCGCTCGCAGCGAACACCGAGGCCGACGCGCCGCCGCCGCGGGCCGCTCCCGCGCTCGCGCCCGGCTTCGAGGAACGGCTCGGCACCCGCTGGGTGGTGTGGATCGGCGGCCTTGCGCTCGCGCTCGGCGGCTTCTTCATGGTGCGCTATTCGATCGAGGCCGGCCTCGTCGGCCCCGGCGTGCGCGTGTTCCTTGGCGGCGTATTCGCGCTGGCGCTGCTGGGCGCCGGCGAGTGGTCGCGGCGCAAGGAGAGCATCTCCAACATCGCCGCGCTGCCGATCGCCAACATTCCCGCGATCCTCACCGCGGCCGGCACGGCGGTGGCATTTGCGACCATCTACGCGGCTTACGCACTCTACGGCTTCCTGGTCCCCGCGACCGCCTTCGTGCTGCTCGGCCTCGTCGCGCTCGGCACGCTGGCCGCGGCGCTTCTGCACGGGCCCGCACTTGCGGGCCTCGGCGTGGTCGGCGCGTTCGTGACGCCGATCCTCGTCTCCAGCGGCAAGCCGGACTATTGGGCGCTCTACATCTATCTCGCGATCGTCACCGCCGCGAGCTTCGGCCTCGCCCGTATCCGGCTGTGGCGCTGGCTTGCAGTCACCACGATCGCCTTCGCCGTGCTCTGGATCTTCCCGGGTCTCGATACCAGCGACTTGCAGGTCGCGCCGCACGCTTTCCATGTGATCGCAGGCTTCGTTCTTGCCGCTCTTCTCGTGGTCTGCGGCTTCATGTTCGGCCCGACGATTGAGGACGGCGAGATCGAGCCGGTCTCGTCGGGCTCGCTCGGTGCCTATCTGTTCGGCGCGATGCTGATCGTGCTGTCGAGCGCGCATGCGGACCTGGCGCTGCTCGCCTTCACGCTGCTGGTCGGCGCGACGCTGCTCGTCGCCTGGCGCGCGCCGGCGGCCACGGGCGCGCTCGGCGCAGCCGCTGCGACCGTCTTCGTCGTGTTCGCCGAATGGGCCGTGCGCGCCAATCCGGACATGCTGGTGCTGCCGGGCGGCCCCATCGCCGGCATCGCACCGACGGCGATCGACAGCGCGGTGACGCTGCATCTGGTGATGGCGGCGATCTTCGCCGCCGGCTTCGGCATCGCGGGTTTCCTCGCGCAGGGCCGTTCGAACTCGGCGATCATTCCGGTGGTGTGGTCGGTCGCCGGTGTCGCGACGCCGATCGCGATCCTGGTCGCGCTCTACGCACGCGTCGCGCATCTCGACCGCTCGATTCCGTTCGCCATCCTCGCGGTGTTGCTCGCCGCCGCCTTTGGCGCTGCCACCGAAGCCCTTGCGCGCCGCGAGACCCGGCCGGGCGCCATGATCTCCACGGCCTTGTTCGCGACCGGCACGCTCGGTGCGTTGGCGCTGGCGCTGACGTTTGCGCTGGAGAAGGGCTGGCTCACGATCGCACTGGCGCTGATGTCGCTCGGCACCGCCTGGATCTCGATGCAGCGGCCGATCCCGTTCCTGCGCTGGCTGGCCGCGATCTTCGCAGGCCTCGTCACCGCTCGGATCGGCTATGATCCACGCATCGTCGGCGACGCCGTCGGAACCACGCCAATCTTCAACTGGCTGTTGTGGGGCTACGGCCTGCCGGCGGCATCGTTCTGGGCGGCGAGCCTGTTCCTGCGCCGCCGCGCCGACGACGCCCCGCTGCGCATGGTCGAGAGCGCCGCGATCCTGTTCACCGCGCTGCTCGCCTTCATGGAGATCCGGCATTTTGCGACCGGCGGCAAGATGACGGACGCTCCGTCGCTGCTCGAATGCGCGCTGCAGGTCTGCGTCATGCTCGCCCTGGCGATCGGGCTGGAGCGCCTGCGGCAGCGCAGCCGCAGCGTCGTGCACAATGTCGGCGCGGTCGTGCTCACGGCGATCGCCGGGCTCGTGGGCGTGTTCGGCCTCTTGATCCTGGAGAACCCGCTGCTGTGGCGCACCGACGTTGGCGGCGCCGTGTTCAACCTGCTGCTGCTCGGCTACGCGCTGCCAGCGGTGTTGATGCTGCTGCTGTCCTATGCCGTGGTTGGCGAACGCGGCAAGGCCTACGCCAACACGATTGCGGGCGGCGCACTGCTGTTCGCGCTTGCCTATGTCACGCTGGAGATCCGCCGCTTCTATCACGGCCCGATCCTCTCCAGCGGGGCGACGATGGGTGCCGAGCAATACACCTATTCGATCGGCTGGCTCGGCTTCGGCGTGGTGCTGCTCGGCGTCGGCATTCTCGTCAATTCCGAGCGGGCGCGGCTGGCGTCGGCCGTCGTGATCGCGTTGACGATCCTGAAGGCTTTCGTCATCGACATGTCGACACTGACGGGCGTCTACCGCGCGCTGTCCTTCATGTGCCTCGGCATCGTGCTGGTCGCGATCGGCTGGCTCTACCAGCGTATCCTGTTCCGGCGGCAGGTCGCACCGCCGCCGGCTCCGCAGACGAGCATTTGA
- a CDS encoding NAD regulator, translated as MSEKLLTPIEIGLTAAIVAIENHEPLILAARDSDGLAGLPFGPFDAPSHRTFEIGLRAWVEEQTGLRLGYVEQLYTFGDRGRHAEAGDTGAHMVSIGYLALTRAIGGELAATSASFAPWYRFLPWEDRREGPPPIIADDIIPALTEWAEEETPETTRALPRKDRVRFYFGLDGASWDEERVLDRYELLYEAGLVEEARRDGRPAALARKALPALGTSMRFDHRRILATAVARLRAKLKYRPVVFELLPAEFTLTDLQYTVEAISGRHLHKQNFRRLVEMEALVEPTGVMSTQTGGRPAALYRFRRDVLQERPAPGLRVRSRR; from the coding sequence ATGAGCGAAAAGCTGCTGACGCCGATCGAGATCGGCCTGACTGCCGCGATCGTTGCGATCGAGAATCATGAGCCGCTGATCCTCGCCGCGCGCGACAGTGACGGACTGGCCGGCCTGCCGTTCGGCCCGTTCGATGCGCCGAGCCATCGCACCTTCGAGATCGGCCTGCGGGCCTGGGTCGAGGAACAGACGGGGCTGCGGCTCGGCTATGTCGAACAGCTCTACACATTTGGCGATCGCGGCCGGCATGCCGAGGCCGGCGATACCGGCGCGCACATGGTGTCGATCGGCTATCTCGCACTGACGCGCGCCATCGGCGGCGAACTCGCAGCCACGAGTGCGAGCTTCGCGCCATGGTATCGCTTCCTGCCCTGGGAGGACCGGCGCGAGGGGCCGCCCCCGATCATCGCGGACGACATCATCCCGGCATTGACCGAGTGGGCCGAAGAGGAGACGCCGGAGACGACGCGCGCATTGCCGCGCAAGGATCGCGTGCGGTTCTATTTCGGGCTCGACGGCGCGTCCTGGGATGAGGAGCGCGTGCTCGACCGCTACGAGCTCCTGTACGAGGCTGGGCTGGTCGAGGAAGCGCGGCGCGACGGCCGTCCTGCGGCATTAGCGCGCAAGGCACTGCCCGCGCTCGGCACATCCATGCGCTTCGACCACCGCCGGATTCTTGCGACAGCGGTCGCGCGGCTGCGTGCAAAATTGAAGTATCGTCCTGTGGTCTTTGAACTTTTGCCCGCCGAGTTCACACTTACCGACTTGCAGTATACGGTGGAGGCGATCTCCGGCCGACACCTGCACAAACAAAATTTCCGCCGCCTGGTCGAAATGGAAGCCCTGGTCGAACCGACCGGGGTGATGTCGACACAGACGGGCGGACGTCCGGCGGCGCTCTACCGCTTCCGCCGCGACGTGCTCCAGGAGCGGCCCGCGCCGGGCTTGCGCGTACGCTCCCGGCGCTAA
- a CDS encoding tyrosine phosphatase family protein: MIHVCSLAALPETVRLTKASHVLTVMANVEQVARPVSVLPANHLKVSMDDITEEMDGFVAPSEAHIEQVLNFVRGWDRDAPLVVHCYAGISRSTASAFAAVCALNPDRDETEIAKKIRAASPIASPNRRIVGLADRALGRNGRMLRALDEMGPGAMMVEGRPFVIELE; the protein is encoded by the coding sequence ATGATCCACGTCTGTTCTCTCGCCGCCCTTCCCGAGACCGTCCGCCTCACCAAGGCCAGCCACGTGCTGACCGTGATGGCCAATGTCGAGCAGGTGGCCCGGCCGGTATCGGTGCTGCCGGCCAACCATCTCAAGGTGTCGATGGACGACATCACCGAGGAGATGGACGGCTTCGTCGCGCCATCGGAAGCGCATATCGAGCAGGTGCTGAACTTCGTACGCGGCTGGGACCGCGACGCGCCGCTGGTGGTGCATTGCTATGCCGGCATCAGCCGCTCCACCGCGAGCGCCTTTGCCGCCGTGTGCGCGCTCAATCCGGATCGCGACGAAACCGAGATCGCGAAGAAAATCCGGGCGGCTTCCCCGATCGCCTCGCCGAACCGCCGCATCGTCGGCCTTGCCGACCGTGCGCTGGGGCGCAACGGCCGCATGCTGCGCGCGCTCGACGAGATGGGCCCAGGCGCAATGATGGTCGAGGGCCGCCCCTTCGTGATCGAGCTCGAATGA
- a CDS encoding YfbR-like 5'-deoxynucleotidase encodes MSAKKTERGVASRAWQRMLSGRRLDLLDPSPLDIEIADIAHGLARVARWNGQTTGAHIFSVAQHTLLVETVLRHEWPRVDRRVRLAALLHDAPEYVIGDMISPFKAVLDGHYKAVEKRLLGAIHIRFGLPPALPEEITFELKAADRGAAYLEATTLAGFSESEAKRLFGKDPGLSDSVRRDYLTPWTAARAEKQFLERFGAVFA; translated from the coding sequence ATGAGCGCAAAGAAGACCGAACGCGGCGTGGCATCCCGCGCCTGGCAACGCATGCTGTCGGGCCGGCGACTGGACCTGCTCGATCCCTCCCCGCTTGATATCGAGATCGCCGACATCGCGCACGGACTGGCGCGGGTGGCACGCTGGAACGGCCAGACCACCGGCGCGCACATCTTTTCGGTCGCACAGCACACGCTTCTGGTTGAGACCGTGCTGCGGCACGAATGGCCGCGGGTCGATCGCCGCGTGCGGCTCGCCGCGCTGCTGCACGATGCGCCCGAATATGTGATCGGCGATATGATATCGCCGTTCAAGGCGGTTCTGGACGGCCATTACAAGGCGGTCGAGAAACGCCTGCTCGGCGCCATCCACATCCGCTTTGGCTTGCCGCCGGCGCTGCCGGAGGAGATCACCTTTGAGCTCAAGGCTGCCGATCGCGGCGCGGCCTATCTGGAGGCAACGACGCTTGCCGGCTTCAGCGAGAGCGAGGCCAAGCGCCTGTTCGGCAAGGATCCCGGCCTCTCCGACAGCGTCCGGCGCGACTATCTCACCCCCTGGACGGCTGCCCGGGCCGAGAAGCAGTTTCTGGAGCGGTTTGGCGCCGTGTTTGCGTAG
- a CDS encoding DNA-3-methyladenine glycosylase I translates to MSRAPRLHPDGKTRCPWPGEDPLYVAYHDTEWGVPEYDDRALYEKLILDGFQAGLSWITILRKRDNFRKAFDDFQPEKIARYNEKKVQALMNDAGIVRNKAKIDGAISSAKSYLDIMEKGPGFSKFLWDFMDGRPKVNHFKTTASVPASTPLSMQISKELSSRGFKFVGPTIVYAFMEATGMVNDHLVDCHCHASCGKTQRKPRLKAK, encoded by the coding sequence ATGAGCCGTGCTCCCCGCCTGCATCCCGACGGAAAGACCCGTTGCCCCTGGCCCGGCGAAGATCCGCTTTACGTCGCCTATCACGACACTGAATGGGGCGTGCCGGAATATGACGACCGCGCGCTCTATGAGAAGCTGATCCTCGACGGTTTCCAGGCCGGCCTGTCCTGGATCACGATCCTGCGCAAGCGCGACAATTTTCGGAAAGCCTTCGACGATTTCCAGCCGGAAAAGATCGCGCGCTACAACGAGAAGAAAGTTCAGGCGCTGATGAACGATGCCGGCATCGTGCGCAACAAGGCCAAGATCGACGGCGCGATATCAAGCGCGAAATCCTATCTCGACATCATGGAGAAGGGCCCCGGCTTCTCAAAATTCCTGTGGGACTTCATGGACGGAAGGCCCAAGGTCAATCATTTCAAGACCACCGCGAGCGTACCGGCCTCGACGCCGCTCTCCATGCAGATCTCCAAGGAGCTGTCCTCGCGCGGCTTCAAGTTCGTCGGCCCGACCATCGTCTATGCCTTCATGGAAGCGACCGGCATGGTCAACGATCATCTCGTCGACTGCCATTGTCACGCGAGCTGCGGCAAGACGCAGCGCAAGCCGCGCCTCAAGGCCAAATGA
- a CDS encoding folate-binding protein YgfZ, with product MKSAFLPDRGVIKVAGEDARNFLNGLVTTDVEKLKPGLGRFGALLTPQGKIIVDFLITEAPAGHGGGFLIDCPKPLAEGLAAKLKFYKLRAKVTVENLSEDLGVLAAWDGKPAAQPDLAFADPRNEDLGTRILIPEDLKQKLSDLIGAEMVDAAAYEAHRIALGVPRGGLDFTYSDAFPHETNMDRLSGVDFDKGCYVGQEVVSRMQHRGTARTRSVKVLLEDSSPEPGVSLMAGDKPVGTMGSSAKGKGIALVRIDRVADALDAGQPLTAGGLALTLAEPDVVRIPTKQPIA from the coding sequence ATGAAATCAGCGTTTCTTCCGGACCGGGGCGTGATCAAGGTCGCGGGCGAGGATGCGCGCAACTTCCTCAATGGCCTCGTCACGACCGACGTCGAGAAGCTCAAGCCGGGCCTGGGCCGATTCGGCGCGCTGCTAACGCCGCAGGGCAAGATCATCGTGGATTTCCTGATCACGGAAGCACCTGCCGGCCATGGCGGCGGGTTCCTGATCGATTGCCCGAAGCCGCTTGCCGAGGGCCTCGCCGCCAAGCTGAAATTCTACAAGCTGCGCGCCAAGGTCACGGTGGAAAACCTGTCCGAGGATCTCGGCGTGCTCGCGGCCTGGGACGGCAAGCCTGCGGCCCAGCCCGACCTCGCCTTCGCCGATCCGCGCAATGAGGACCTCGGCACCCGCATCCTGATCCCCGAAGATCTCAAACAGAAGCTGTCCGATCTGATCGGCGCCGAGATGGTCGACGCCGCCGCCTACGAGGCCCACCGCATCGCGCTCGGCGTGCCGCGCGGCGGGCTCGATTTCACGTACAGCGATGCGTTCCCGCACGAGACCAACATGGACCGCCTTTCCGGCGTCGATTTCGACAAGGGCTGCTATGTCGGCCAGGAGGTCGTCTCGCGCATGCAGCATCGCGGCACCGCGCGCACCCGCAGCGTCAAGGTGCTGCTCGAGGACTCCTCGCCGGAGCCCGGCGTCAGCCTCATGGCCGGCGACAAGCCCGTCGGCACGATGGGCTCGTCGGCGAAAGGAAAGGGCATCGCGTTGGTGCGCATCGACCGCGTTGCCGACGCGCTCGATGCCGGCCAACCGCTCACCGCCGGCGGCCTGGCATTGACACTTGCGGAACCAGACGTCGTGCGCATTCCAACGAAGCAACCCATCGCATGA
- a CDS encoding dihydroorotase, producing MTQRFDVILKGGTVVNQDGEGARDIGVVNGRIAEIGALSQASAAEVIDCKGLHILPGVMDTQVHFREPGLEQKEDLETGSRSAVMGGVTAVFEMPNTSPLTVTEATFTDKVKRAHHRMHCDFAFFIGGTRENVQDLPVLERAPGCAGVKVFIGSSTGALLVEDDESLRRIFQVIRRRAAFHAEDEYHLNERKPLRIEGDTRSHPVWRDETAALMATQRLVKLAHETGKRIHVLHISTKEEIEFLRDHKDVASCEATPHHLTLVAPECYERLGTLAQMNPPVRGADHRAGIWRGIEQGIIDVLGSDHAPHTLEEKQKTYPASPSGMTGVQTLVPLMLDHVNAGRLSLARFVDLTSAGPARLYNMACKGRIAAGYDADFTVVDLKRSETITNKWVASKAGWTPYDGVRVTGWPVGTFIRGRRVMWQGELVTASQGEPVRFLETLKA from the coding sequence ATGACCCAGCGTTTCGACGTGATCCTCAAGGGCGGCACTGTCGTCAACCAGGACGGCGAAGGAGCCCGCGATATCGGCGTCGTCAACGGCCGCATTGCCGAGATCGGCGCGCTGTCGCAGGCTTCCGCCGCGGAGGTGATCGACTGCAAGGGCCTGCACATCCTGCCCGGCGTGATGGACACGCAGGTGCATTTCCGCGAGCCCGGGCTGGAGCAGAAGGAAGACCTCGAGACCGGCTCGCGCAGCGCCGTGATGGGCGGCGTCACCGCCGTGTTCGAGATGCCGAACACCTCGCCATTGACCGTGACCGAGGCCACCTTCACCGACAAGGTGAAGCGCGCCCATCACCGCATGCATTGCGACTTCGCCTTCTTCATCGGCGGCACCCGCGAGAATGTGCAGGATCTGCCGGTGCTGGAGCGTGCGCCCGGTTGCGCCGGCGTCAAAGTGTTCATCGGCTCCTCGACCGGCGCGCTCCTGGTGGAAGACGACGAGAGCCTGCGCCGCATCTTCCAGGTGATCCGCCGCCGCGCCGCGTTCCACGCCGAGGACGAATACCATCTTAATGAACGCAAGCCGCTGCGCATCGAGGGCGACACGCGCTCGCACCCGGTGTGGCGCGACGAGACCGCGGCGCTGATGGCGACGCAGCGGCTGGTGAAGCTCGCGCACGAGACGGGCAAGCGCATCCATGTGCTGCACATCTCGACCAAGGAAGAGATCGAATTTTTGCGCGACCACAAGGATGTCGCCTCCTGCGAGGCGACGCCGCATCATCTCACGCTAGTCGCGCCCGAATGCTACGAGCGGCTCGGCACGCTGGCGCAGATGAATCCGCCAGTGCGCGGCGCCGATCATCGCGCCGGAATCTGGCGCGGCATCGAGCAGGGCATCATCGACGTGCTCGGCTCTGACCACGCCCCGCATACGCTTGAAGAGAAACAGAAGACCTATCCGGCCTCGCCCTCCGGCATGACCGGCGTGCAGACGCTGGTGCCGCTCATGCTCGACCACGTCAATGCCGGCCGCCTGTCGCTGGCACGTTTCGTCGATCTCACCAGCGCCGGCCCCGCGCGCCTCTACAACATGGCCTGCAAGGGCCGCATCGCGGCTGGTTATGACGCCGACTTCACTGTCGTCGATCTCAAGCGCAGCGAGACCATCACCAACAAATGGGTCGCGTCCAAGGCCGGCTGGACCCCCTATGACGGCGTCCGCGTCACCGGCTGGCCCGTCGGCACCTTCATCCGCGGCCGCCGCGTGATGTGGCAGGGCGAACTCGTGACGGCCTCGCAAGGTGAGCCGGTGCGGTTTCTGGAGACATTGAAGGCGTAG
- a CDS encoding sulfurtransferase, translated as MLQPTALISTEQLAAILGDPNLRLYDCTTYNEPVPPGSDVPYRAVPGDKTFEAGHIPGADFLDLQGEFSDASAQQFFMMPDVAQLEAAFGRHGLDASKSVVLYSIGTMMWSTRFWWMLRSLGVDARVLDGGLDKWKQEGRPVVSGGPKGYPATTFKAAPRAGFFVDKNAVKARLGDPATVIVNALGPQFHRGLEPSRYGRPGRVPGSVNVPAATLTNADKTLTTLADAEAKFAAAGVTRDKNVILYCGGGISATIDLLLLTQLGYDKLTLYDASMGEWARDPALPIETD; from the coding sequence ATGCTTCAGCCAACAGCCCTGATATCGACCGAGCAACTCGCCGCCATTCTCGGCGATCCCAACCTGCGCCTCTACGACTGCACGACCTACAACGAGCCGGTGCCGCCAGGCAGCGACGTGCCCTATCGCGCGGTGCCCGGCGACAAGACGTTCGAGGCGGGCCACATCCCGGGCGCCGATTTTCTCGACCTGCAAGGCGAATTTTCCGACGCCTCCGCGCAGCAATTCTTCATGATGCCTGATGTGGCCCAGCTGGAGGCCGCCTTCGGCCGCCACGGCCTCGATGCATCGAAGTCCGTCGTCCTCTACAGCATCGGCACCATGATGTGGTCGACGCGGTTCTGGTGGATGCTGCGCTCGCTCGGCGTCGACGCGCGGGTGCTCGACGGTGGCCTCGACAAATGGAAGCAAGAGGGACGGCCGGTCGTATCAGGAGGACCGAAGGGTTATCCCGCCACGACCTTCAAGGCGGCGCCGCGTGCGGGCTTCTTCGTCGACAAGAATGCAGTGAAGGCGCGGCTCGGCGATCCCGCGACCGTTATCGTCAACGCGCTCGGCCCGCAATTTCATCGCGGCCTCGAGCCGAGCCGCTACGGCCGGCCCGGCCGCGTTCCCGGCAGCGTCAATGTTCCCGCGGCAACCCTCACCAATGCCGACAAGACGCTGACGACGCTCGCCGATGCCGAAGCCAAATTCGCCGCGGCAGGCGTCACCCGCGACAAGAATGTGATCCTATATTGTGGCGGCGGCATCTCGGCGACGATCGACCTGCTGCTGCTGACGCAACTCGGCTACGACAAGCTGACGCTCTACGACGCCTCGATGGGCGAGTGGGCGAGGGATCCGGCGCTGCCGATCGAGACGGATTAG